The Peribacillus simplex genome contains the following window.
GGACGTATACGGTCGGAAAGGTTTCCAAGGAAACTGAACATTTAGTGCATGTGACGAAGGAATCTTTATATAAGGCGATTGAAGTGTGTGTTGAAGGCAATCGGATTGGTGACATTGGTCATGCCATTCAAACCTATGTCGAAGCGGAAGGCTTCTCGGTCGTTCGTGATTTCATCGGACATGGGATAGGAAATGTCATTCATGAAGAGCCGCAAGTTCCGCATTATGGGCTGCCGAATAAAGGTCCGCGTCTTAAAGAAGGTATGGTATTCACTATCGAACCAATGGTAAACGTAGGTACATATAAAGCCAGCAGGGATGCGAATGGATGGACGGCTTCCACTGCAGACGGGAAATACTCGGCTCAATATGAGCATACGATTGCCATCACGAAAAACGGTCCGCTTATTCTGACAGAACAATGAACGTAAAAAAACAGCATCAATTATGATGCTGTTTTTTCATTTTAATCAATCGGTCGTTCCAATGAATACAAATCCTCTTCAATATTGCCTAATCTGTCCTCAATCACTTTTTTCGCATCATTAATGCCTTCGTTATAAATAAAGGGAGCGATGTTTTCCAAAATGAATTGCAAGTGATTTTCAGCAGCGATTTCACCGATTTCCTTATCATGTTCCTGATACACATATTCTTGGATACGTTCGATCATCTTGCGGCGTTTCTCTAAGGGAAATTGAATGAACATTGTGCCCTCCTTCATATTTGTTTTAAAAACCATGGAATGAATTGATCCGAATCCAAAGGGAAGACGGGTACTGAAGCATAATCCCTGGTTCGTTCCAGACATTCAGGCCAAGCCACCGCTGCTTTGACATTCGTAAGTCTTTCCAATAGCAGGAGGTCACTCTCTTCTTTGATTATAATGACCTTAGGAAAGTCCTCTTGCTTATAACCTTCAATTAAAATCACATCGGGGAGAAATAGACCCAATAATTGAATCAACTCAGCGATAGGGGCCTCGCCCTTGAAATTGCCGAGCAATTCTATTGTCCCGTCTCCTTCAACAAGTGAAGCGGCTGCCCCAGCCTGAAAGTGTTTATGGGAATCCTTCATACCAGTGATATCTGGTTTTCCGCCATGCCCATGGTGTTTTAAAATGGCTGTTTCTAATTTTACTGCGCGAAGCTTTTCGATTATATTCGTTATGAATGTCGTTTTTCCTCTATTTTGGTAGCCAACCACTTGAAAAATAAAGGGTTTTACCAAGGCCATTTGCTTCCTTCTTGGTCATCGAGAAGCAGAACGTCCACGATATCTCCAGTTTGAAAGCCACGGGTCCCCCCAGGTAAGACAGTCAATGAATTGGCACCAGCCAG
Protein-coding sequences here:
- the map gene encoding type I methionyl aminopeptidase, with the protein product MIVLKSAREIQAMHESGKILAACHREIAKLIVPGVTTWEIEEFVEGFLKKHGAKPEQKGYKGYEYATCASINEEICHGFPRKTPLKNGDIVTIDMVVNYNGALSDSAWTYTVGKVSKETEHLVHVTKESLYKAIEVCVEGNRIGDIGHAIQTYVEAEGFSVVRDFIGHGIGNVIHEEPQVPHYGLPNKGPRLKEGMVFTIEPMVNVGTYKASRDANGWTASTADGKYSAQYEHTIAITKNGPLILTEQ
- a CDS encoding DUF2164 domain-containing protein; the protein is MFIQFPLEKRRKMIERIQEYVYQEHDKEIGEIAAENHLQFILENIAPFIYNEGINDAKKVIEDRLGNIEEDLYSLERPID
- the mobB gene encoding molybdopterin-guanine dinucleotide biosynthesis protein B encodes the protein MALVKPFIFQVVGYQNRGKTTFITNIIEKLRAVKLETAILKHHGHGGKPDITGMKDSHKHFQAGAAASLVEGDGTIELLGNFKGEAPIAELIQLLGLFLPDVILIEGYKQEDFPKVIIIKEESDLLLLERLTNVKAAVAWPECLERTRDYASVPVFPLDSDQFIPWFLKQI